The sequence CGACGGCGCCAGTTTTGTGAAACCTTCCGATGCCTTTAACGCCGATGTGGCGGTAACTTCAGCGACTATGGCGATTGATAAAAGGAGCCATTTCATATAAACATTACTCCTCGAGGAGTTCTGATAGATTGGATAATCTGATAAAATTGATGATGTCATCATTGGCTTTTCTGATGATCAGCTTTTTACCCCTTTTGCTCTGAATTTTATAAAGGCTAATCAGGACTCCAATCCCCGCGGAATCCATATAATCTACGTTTGAGAAATCAAGATCCATAATCTTGTCTTTGGTTTGGCTGATTTCAAATAATGTATTCTTGAAGTCCTTGCTCGTGTAAAGATTTATTTCACCGATAAGGGTGATATAAATGACGTCATCATCTTCGTTGATTTCAAATTCCATCCTAATTCCCTCCAGGTGGTTGATTTTATAACCTTAAAAAACCGCCTGTGTCAAGTAAAATGAATATTTAAATGCTGTGATGTTGTTGAAGGTTACATGTGCTTTGCCGGCCAGGAGGGCCGGCATCGCGAGGGGACCATAGCCCCGGGTTTAAACCCGGGGCTATGGTCCCCTCGCAAAAAAGCAGACCGACTCACGGTCAATTGCCCGCCCCGGCCCCGGGGCAAATAATAAAAAAATCCGTTTGACTTGAATCACGTATTTTTGCATATTAAAAAGAAATCCCTGGGAGCGCTGCGGTATGTCCATACAAGTAAAGGAAGATGACGATGTCGTTACCATCACGGTGCAAGGAGATATTGAAATTTATACGCTGGATGAGTTTAAGAAAGTATTGATCAGCGTCGGCCATTCATCCGATAAAAACATTGTTATTGACGTCTCAAAGGTTAATTTTATCGATTCTTCCGGGATCGGCGCCCTGATAAGCCTGTACAAGCTCCAGAGCAAGAAGGGCAGGAAGCTGACCATCAGGAACGCAAGCCCCGATATACAGAATATCCTCAAGTTGACCACCCTGTCCGATGTCCTTGGATTGGAATAGAAGGGGACGCCATGCCCTGTTCCGGCAAATCGGGAGAGGGCATGTCTTAATCATGGTCATTCTCATTCCTTCCACCGGAATCCCCCGGGACAATGTGTAACATTCGGTTACATTCCTGAAATGAAACAGATACATTGGCATGCTATATTGAAATAGCTCAACACGGGGCTGTGTGAAATTCCCCATTCAATAATTCATATCAAAAATGGAGGTCCGCCATGGGACGCATCATTGCCATTATCTCGGCATCGGTCATTGCCGCTGCCGTAATCCTCTCATTGACAGTTTTTAAGGAGAAGATCAAGTCTGCGTTTTATATAGGTCACATGGAGAGCGACAATCGAATAAGGCAGATGAATATTGATC comes from Spirochaetota bacterium and encodes:
- a CDS encoding STAS domain-containing protein, coding for MSIQVKEDDDVVTITVQGDIEIYTLDEFKKVLISVGHSSDKNIVIDVSKVNFIDSSGIGALISLYKLQSKKGRKLTIRNASPDIQNILKLTTLSDVLGLE
- a CDS encoding STAS domain-containing protein, whose translation is MEFEINEDDDVIYITLIGEINLYTSKDFKNTLFEISQTKDKIMDLDFSNVDYMDSAGIGVLISLYKIQSKRGKKLIIRKANDDIINFIRLSNLSELLEE